DNA from Microvirga ossetica:
AGTCATGTCGTTTTCAGTGAAGCAATTTCATGCAATAGTATGTGACAGGTAGCTCAAAAACACGAGGAGCCGCGATCATGAATGAATTATATGGTCGAATTATTCTCGTGGCAGAAAAAGAATACTTCATTACAGATGATCTGACGCAGGCTTTGGAGAAGGCAGGGGCCGATGTTCTCGGTCCAGTCGGTACCTTAGATGGTGCCCTGAGTCTTCTCGAAGTGATGGACCGGGTCGATGGAGCCGTGCTCGACATCAATCTTCGCGATGAAGCGGTGTATCGTGTGATCGACGTGCTGGAAGCGCGTGGCATCCCCTATGTGTTC
Protein-coding regions in this window:
- a CDS encoding response regulator; amino-acid sequence: MNELYGRIILVAEKEYFITDDLTQALEKAGADVLGPVGTLDGALSLLEVMDRVDGAVLDINLRDEAVYRVIDVLEARGIPYVFATSDGETAIPDKYKHVPRWMKPFHLEDLAKGFGDLLRR